A section of the Candidatus Aminicenantes bacterium genome encodes:
- the wecB gene encoding UDP-N-acetylglucosamine 2-epimerase (non-hydrolyzing), producing MIKIVSIVGARPQFIKAAPVCRALRASGRHAEILVHTGQHYDPAMSDIFFDELGIPAPDRHLGVGSGPHGAQTGAMLAAIELVLMDERPDAVLVYGDTNSTLAGALAAVKLGIPVAHIEAGLRSYNRSMPEEINRLMVDLVSSLLFCPSPSAAENLAREGITRGVYIVGDVMADALAEAAARAATRAAILSRLDVRPGAFLLATIHRAENTNDPARLRAILDAFRLIPEPIVFPVHPRTRKALAGLGDPHLGIPNLRAIEPVGYLDMALLERSARLILTDSGGIQKEAYWLGVPCLTLRGETEWVETVEAGWNRVVGAETETIVRSVREFRPPSARPPLYGGTGAAARIVALLG from the coding sequence ATGATCAAAATCGTTTCGATTGTGGGGGCCAGGCCGCAATTCATTAAAGCGGCTCCCGTCTGCCGCGCCCTTCGCGCTTCCGGGCGCCACGCCGAAATTCTCGTCCACACCGGTCAGCATTACGACCCCGCGATGTCCGACATCTTCTTCGATGAGCTGGGCATCCCCGCCCCCGACCGCCACCTCGGCGTCGGCTCCGGCCCGCACGGCGCCCAGACCGGGGCCATGCTGGCGGCGATCGAGCTTGTTCTGATGGACGAGCGTCCCGATGCCGTCCTCGTTTACGGCGACACCAATTCGACTCTGGCCGGGGCCCTGGCTGCCGTCAAGCTGGGCATCCCGGTAGCCCATATCGAGGCCGGTCTGCGCTCCTACAATCGCAGCATGCCCGAAGAAATCAACCGGTTGATGGTCGACCTCGTCTCTTCGCTTCTTTTCTGCCCGTCGCCGAGCGCGGCCGAGAATCTGGCCCGCGAAGGCATCACCCGCGGCGTCTATATCGTCGGCGACGTCATGGCCGATGCGCTGGCCGAAGCCGCGGCCCGGGCCGCGACCCGCGCCGCGATCCTATCCCGCTTGGATGTCCGACCGGGAGCGTTCCTTTTGGCCACGATCCATCGGGCCGAAAACACCAACGACCCCGCCCGTTTGCGAGCCATTCTGGATGCCTTCCGGCTTATCCCCGAGCCCATCGTTTTTCCCGTTCATCCGCGGACGCGAAAAGCGTTGGCCGGCTTGGGCGATCCCCATTTGGGGATTCCGAACCTGCGGGCGATCGAACCCGTCGGCTATCTCGACATGGCCTTGCTCGAGCGATCCGCCCGCCTCATCCTGACCGATTCGGGCGGAATCCAAAAAGAAGCCTATTGGCTGGGCGTCCCGTGCCTGACTCTGCGCGGCGAAACCGAATGGGTGGAAACCGTCGAGGCCGGTTGGAACAGGGTCGTCGGGGCCGAAACCGAGACGATCGTCCGCTCCGTTCGGGAATTCCGCCCGCCGTCCGCCCGCCCGCCTCTTTACGGCG